In the Rhinoderma darwinii isolate aRhiDar2 chromosome 13, aRhiDar2.hap1, whole genome shotgun sequence genome, one interval contains:
- the LOC142666439 gene encoding G protein-activated inward rectifier potassium channel 1-like, whose translation MSALRRKFGEEYHVVTTTVGGGFFPSVKRKRQRFVDKNGRCNVQHGNLGGETSRYLSDLFTTLVDLKWRWNLLIFILTYTVAWLVMASMWWIIAYIRGDINRPHDDNYTPCVANVYNFPSAFLFFIETEATIGYGFRYITEKCPEGIILFLFQSLLGSIVDAFLIGCMFIKMSQPKKRAETLMFSHNAVISQRDGKLCLMFRVGNLRNSHMVSAQIRCKLIKSRQTPEGEFLPLDQRELDVGFGTGADQLFLVSPLTICHEINQRSPFFDLSQKSLRSEQFEIVVILEGIVETTGMTCQARTSYTEDEVLWGHRFLPVMSLEEGFFRVDYSQFHATFEVPTPYYSVKELEEKQSPSSPLNYLCSDKYNRERVCSLDYLNVFEVGSSLLPTKLQKLSRGNAQGKLLRMCSNSVERACSTGDLPLKIQRITVSTCEDTENTPLKYFKVKPECMTQSTGNLQLPKKTQGMLTLGTMLDSNLPAKLRKMNSGCIS comes from the exons ATGTCGGCATTGAGAAGGAAATTTGGTGAAGAATATCACGTCGTAACGACCACAGTGGGAGGGGGATTCTTTCCTTCTGTTAAAAGAAAAAGACAGAGATTTGTGGACAAGAACGGACGCTGCAATGTTCAGCATGGCAATCTTGGTGGTGAGACAAGTCGATACCTGTCCGACCTGTTCACCACCTTGGTGGACCTGAAATGGAGATGGAACCTGCTAATATTCATTTTAACATACACGGTGGCTTGGTTGGTAATGGCTTCAATGTGGTGGATTATAGCTTATATCCGAGGTGACATTAATAGACCTCATGATGACAACTACACTCCCTGTGTAGCCAATGTCTACAACTTCCCCTCTGCGTTCCTCTTCTTTATAGAGACAGAAGCTACCATTGGGTACGGTTTTAGGTACATCACTGAGAAATGCCCTGAAGGGATCatactctttttgtttcagtcttTGCTGGGATCTATCGTGGATGCGTTCCTTATAGGCTGTATGTTTATAAAGATGTCACAGCCAAAGAAGAGAGCAGAGACTCTGATGTTCAGCCACAATGCTGTCATTTCCCAGCGGGATGGAAAATTGTGTTTGATGTTCCGAGTAGGCAACTTAAGAAATAGCCATATGGTCTCTGCTCAGATAAGATGCAAGCTTATAAAG TCCAGACAGACCCCAGAAGGTGAATTCCTGCCGTTAGACCAACGTGAGCTGGATGTTGGATTTGGCACCGGAGCTGATCAGCTGTTCCTAGTTTCTCCACTAACCATCTGCCATGAGATTAACCAGCGGAGCCCATTCTTTGATCTCTCACAGAAATCACTAAGGAGCGAGCAGTTTGAGATCGTCGTCATTCTGGAAGGTATTGTGGAAACTACAG GAATGACTTGCCAAGCGAGAACGTCTTACACAGAAGATGAAGTGCTTTGGGGACATAGATTTCTTCCGGTCATGTCACTAGAAGAGGGCTTCTTTCGAGTGGACTACTCCCAGTTTCATGCTACATTTGAAGTCCCAACCCCATACTATAGTGTAAAGGAACTAGAGGAAAAACAGTCCCCCAGTTCTCCTCTAAACTATCTCTGCAGTGATAAATACAACCGGGAGAGGGTTTGCTCTTTAGACTACCTCAACGTGTTTGAAGTCGGCAGCAGTTTACTTCCTACTAAGCTTCAAAAACTCAGTCGGGGCAATGCCCAAGGAAAACTCCTAAGAATGTGCAGCAATAGTGTAGAGAGAGCGTGCAGCACTGGGGATCTCCCATTAAAAATCCAACGGATCACCGTTTCCACGTGTGAAGACACTGAGAATACGCCATTGAAATATTTCAAGGTGAAACCCGAATGCATGACACAGTCTACTGGAAACCTTCAGCTGCCGAAGAAGACCCAGGGCATGCTGACCTTGGGGACAATGTTAGATAGTAACCTACCTGCAAAGCTGAGAAAAATGAATTCTGGCTGCATCAGCTAA